The proteins below come from a single Danio aesculapii chromosome 23, fDanAes4.1, whole genome shotgun sequence genomic window:
- the atp1b2a gene encoding sodium/potassium-transporting ATPase subunit beta-2a — translation MAKEDEKKESGTWKDFFWNPRTHELLGRTASSWGLILLFYLVFYTFLAGVFCLTMYVMLLTLDDYQPTWQDRLATPGMMIRPKGEALEIIYDLKSTETWESYVQALDSFLKPYNNSQQAVNNDDCTPDQFNIQEDSGNVRNNPKRSCRFNRTTLEDCSGITDRLYGYQEGKPCILIKLNRVIGMKPGKDGQSPYVTCGAKKEDAESIGEIAYFPPNGTFNLMYYPYYGMKAQVNYSQPLVAVKFMNISFNTDVNVECKINSNTITEFSERDKFAGRVSFKLRINT, via the exons ATGGCCAAAGAGGACGAGAAGAAGGAATCCGGGACATGGAAGGACTTCTTCTGGAACCCGCGGACGCACGAGCTGCTCGGGAGAACGGCGAGCAGCTGGG gtctgATTCTGCTGTTCTATCTGGTCTTCTACACATTTCTGGCTGGTGTTTTCTGCCTCACCATGTATGTGATGCTGCTGACGCTCGATGATTATCAGCCCACCTGGCAGGACCGACTGGCCAcaccag gcatGATGATTCGGCCAAAAGGAGAGGCTCTAGAAATCATTTATGATCTGAAGAGCACTGAGACCTGGGAGTCATACGTTCAGGCCCTCGACAGCTTCCTCAAAC CCTATAATAACTCTCAGCAGGCCGTGAATAATGACGACTGCACCCCGGACCAGTTCAACATCCAGGAGGACAGCGGAAACGTGCGCAACAACCCCAAACGCTCCTGCCGGTTCAACCGCACCACGCTGGAGGACTGCTCCGGAATCACCGACCGCTTATACGGATACCAGGAGGGAAAACCCTGCATACTCATCAAGCTCAACCGG GTGATCGGGATGAAGCCTGGTAAGGACGGACAGTCTCCGTATGTTACCTGTGGAGCAAAG aAAGAGGACGCGGAGAGCATTGGTGAAATCGCATACTTTCCTCCAAATGGAACCTTTAACCTCATGTACTATCCATACTATGGCATGAAAGCACag gtgAATTACTCCCAGCCCCTGGTGGCGGTGAAGTTCATGAACATCTCCTTTAACACAGACGTCAATGTGGAGTGTAAGATCAACTCTAACACCATCACCGAGTTCAGCGAGAGAGACAAGTTCGCCGGCCGTGTGTCCTTCAAGCTGCGCATCAACACCTGa